From Daucus carota subsp. sativus chromosome 6, DH1 v3.0, whole genome shotgun sequence:
TTCTAATGGTATCAGATCTCCTGGCAAAAGACCTTCTGTACCAGCCTTTTCTTACATTTCCCTTCCTGAACCAAGCAGTAAGACGAATACAAAGTGCTGGAAAAAGAAAGAGCACCAGTATCAGAAGTAGCGTTACCATACTCAACCAGATCACGTTTCGAAACCCATCCTCTAGTCTTGGATCATCTTGTCCTGTCCATGGAACGCCTCCGACATTCATTCCAAACACTGtcgacaaaataaataaaatggtatTAAAAAAGACTCAggattttttttggaaaaaaagtatGATACACTTTTATGAAATCATTCTAACCTCCGGTTATGATGGACAAAGGAAGAAATATAATTGACAGGAATGAAAGATAATATAGTTTTCTGTTGATTTGTTCTGATTGCCAGTTGTCGAGACCTGCTTGGACCGCTGTGACACGATTGACTATAAACCCGACATTCTCTTTAAGTCGCCTAAGTCCCCCACATAACTCTTCGATTGAGTTAATGTCTTCGCTGGCAAACCAATCTCTCGAAGAACATTTTTCCTTGACTCGTGGAAATACTTGTTCCCCGTGTGCAATCGCCTGCATTTCATGAATTTCCTTGAGACCTCACAAACTATgtgtatattaattatattgtttCACACCACCTCAAGAAGATTACATGCCCTGTGTCTTGTTCATCAAATTTTTATGGAACTTGACAAGTGTTTTTGTTTCTGTGGTCGTAAAGAATTATTTGTACAAATTTTCCATCTTAATGATGGACCCTTGCCTTATGGAAAAAATCTTACGAGAGGTTTCCTATCGTAAAAGATCCTCTGTTATTCAGGTTGTAGGTAATGAGAATAAAAGAAGGTTCAAAAAATAATCTGGAAAGTAAATAAAAGGTATTTCTAAACTCCGCTATACAATTCAGATGAACAAGGATGAGAAACTACCTGCAGTAGGCGCTGCAAGTCTAAATGCATCTTTGGGAACCGTCTATCTTCTAGTAATTTTTCCTTTAGAGCAAAACCACCTGATATGCAAAAAAGGTGGATATAAAGAATAGTATTTTTGAATGAGAGAGCATGTCAATACAAGCCCATTAGAATATGAGCATTAGATCATACAAAACATGTGTGAAGACAAGATTGTGCCTCCCTACTTTTAATACTTTTAAAGGGAGAGTCCAGTAGAAATAAAACATGAATTATACTGTCAATTGTTATACATCTTTCTTAGAATTCTAGTCGCACAATTAGGTGCAAATCCACAATCATCATAATTGTTAAAGCAAGAATTAAGAAGGGCAATTAAAGAGCTATGATGGAAGACATTAGACattctaaaatataaaattcagaGCAATTACATATATGTAAACAATAGATTGGAAAGATGGATAAGTGGTTTTATCTGCAATGAACTCAAGCCCATGCGTATAAGCTTACAGATTTAAAAAGCAAAAAAGACGCTTAGCAAAGAAAACAACATAAAAGACAAAACATAGATAATTCTGACCTTTATCTAGTTCGAACTCTACTGAGTCCAGCTCCAATTCAAGAGTAGTCACGACATCCTGAAGGTGATCCAAGTGTGTGTCAATAATGTGAACAACAAGATTTGATACACACTTTGGCACAGCATTATCTGCCTCCTCTGAATGATTTGTCCTCAACAAAAAGTCAAGGACATGTTCTGCAATCACAGTTCCACTCCTTTCTCTATGATCTCCCCTATTATAAGTGGGACTTTCCACGCTAGGAACGTCCAAAAGAAGTGATTGACCAGCTGGAGAAAACCCCAATCTAGGAATCCGACCCAAAGATACAGTTATCACCGAACTCTCAGTAACCCTCGCCGCAATTCTGAAAGTAAATTTGCTAGCTGCATGTCCAGGTGAATTGACTCTAAAAACAAGAGCACCATCTACATAACCACAGAAGGGTCCATTACTAAGAAGTGAGAGAATATCTTGAAGTTTCAAAGGTGGACAAAGAGCATCAATAAGGTACTGCGCAGATTGAGACAATTTCTGGTTCCCTCTCGGAAGCTCTACATGGTACCAACAAAACTGCTGTCCACTACCCTCTCTAAGATCCCAATCCTTGTTACAATAATTTCCTGATCCATCAAACAAATACGCTCTCAATCTAACTGCACCTGGATAGCGCGTTCTACCAGTAAGCGTTTCGCGATAAACAGGCGTCTCAATGAAAGGTGAAGAACAACAATGCTCCCTGTCATTGTCATCCCCTTCTCCTTCGCCATCAACACTCCCTCTTCTGGCCATACTTGTTGTTTAATCTTGTATTATTTGAGCACATAGCAATAACAAACTAACAGGATATTACATAACAGGTTTTAGTTCTGTCACAACTTTTTCACATTACAATTTTCACATACATTCAAAAATTTCTACACTGCATGTTAACAATCCAAAGACACTAAAAACATGTAAAGCTTCGAACTTTCAGAATTTCAAGATTTTTCATAGAAACCCCAATAACTACACAACCAAAATAAAACCCATCGATCAATGAGCATGAATTTGAGGAAATATATACCTTATTGAGGCATCTGAGACTCACCGATGAAATggatatttaatatattgagAAAGGGTTTTCATTTCAAAATCAATGGATATTTAGGATTCCTAAATCCTCGTTTATCATGAAATGCTATATTTACTATAATGATGGAGAACCATTTACTTACTGTTGCTAAACTGTTTGGCTCAAATCCTCAGTTGTATCTTCTTATATATTCAAGATACAATATGTGACAAATAATACCCACCAAATCAAGATTTTCTTTCTTGATCATCAATTGCATCATTGTTTCTGATCCTCTATCCAATAATGAGACACTACTCGCCGTTTTTCCGTATCGTTACTAAAATCAACGTTTCACTTTtgtcaataaataaataaatcaccATTTCACTTGTATAAcactataatatataaaatacgaTATTCTACcatctaaaattaattattagttgattaAGTTATATAAACTAATATCAACTTTTTTGGGTATATATGACAAAATAAAACGATTTACAATTTGTATTGCAAACGCTGTACTCTATCAATGTGAAAATAATGTAGTCTTGATTTGACTCGATCACATTAACCACCCACAATTATacgtataatataatttaaaaaattttaaaattatattattagaaaGCATATTTGATCTATTTTAACATGTATTGTTCAGtttctaaatattataatttttcatttgcaGTCAAAATTTGAACAATTTGActattaaaaagtcaaacaaaactataattttaatttaaaagagtAATGTTTATATATCATGCATTCGTAAAGttaatctatttatattttctgtCGCTTCTATTTGAGAGTATCGTTAAAAACGGATGTGTTACTAGATTAAGTGTTGATAAAAAGAATTATTATTGAAATCAGATGACtgttgttaattattttaagaaGAACGGTTGTGAAAGGAATGATGAAATAAAAGTTTGTAGTGTACAGCGGTCCTTGAGAGAAACGAAATCAATAAAAAAGGCTACATGATTGGATATTCGGACGGAGAGGAACTCTAAAGACCACCAAGGAGTGCAGTCGCACTATTGAAATTGATACGTCCTGTTTACCAGATTTGAAATCGTATAAGATCAAGTGCTCAGACTTATTCGGACTGTTTTTGTTACAAAAAAATTCCTCTACGTaaccatatttttttttgtatttttcgaAAATTTACTTGATTCTCCCAAGATTTGGATTCTAGATCCCCGTTGTTCCTCCGTAGATATAGTTTATGAGAAGTTAGCCAGTCTGCAACTTCAACAACAGCAGAAATGACGATTAGGAAACTTCAAAAATCAAGGTTCTGCAGAAGGCTCCGACAaaggaagagaaagaagaatatGGTCTTCTCTTTCCACCGCGGTCAGTATGGGATGCAGCATTGTCTTCTCCTTTAATGTATGTTCAACTAAACCATTTTTCTTGCGGGGGAATAGCTGCAGGCTTGCAGCAAGCCTTTCGCGCCGTGTTGCTGATGCTACTGGTTTATTCTCATTCTTGATATATTGGGCAAGAAGGATCATAAGTCAGATCCTGATATGGGCATATATTAAGTTATTAACTATTCAAGTTTGCCTTCATTAATTTCATGGAGACTGCAGCTAGTACAGATAgtttacataatatatttctGGCAGAAACTCTGCATCACATTTCGAGTCTGCAGGACAAAAGAGAAATATCTCAAGTCTTCAGAAATAATTGAGAAATGGGACATTAATTTATGTAAACGATATAATGtgcttgtttttatatattttttatttcattattttgGTTTGGTGATTTAGAGTTGTTAAACTACTGAACTAGTAATCATTTTGAGATTATGTCACAGACTCACAATAATGATGTGAGCTTTCTCAGCAGAACTTTGCAAGTATGTATGACAATTGACAAGTATGATATAACTGTATTTAAAGTCTTGTAAATGCATATTATTAATAAAGATATTGTATACAATGATATAACTCACTGATAAAACACAGGTTACATATTAGAACAGAGCATTTCCTGCTTATTGAATCAACATTCTGGTAACAGCCAACTATTAATGTACTTCTAGAAGGCCTTGTAcagtcaaatataaatatataatttatttatgagaCTAGTTACAACATGTCAGGGACTTTCATGGTTTTGTTTCTGAAGGAGGAGTGAAGATCCCTGGAATTCCTGGGATagatgggaaggagggagtgcCAATGGTTGGTGTTGGCAAGCTGGGAAAACCTGGGGATGACCCGCCAAGTGGTGGGAATGAAGGCAACGAAGGATTAGGCAGAGTAGGATTTGATGGGAACGGCAGGTTTGGTAGGGAAGGAAGGCTTGATATTGTCAAGAGACGACGAGTGGCTGAGACGTTACCAAAACCTGGAAATGACACAGCCATGATGAACAAGGATAGCAACAAGACTTTGTTATTTGCCATGTTTGCTGAAATTCGAGGAAGAGGTCAGAAACAGAAGACTTGCTTAGTGTGGATCTTATGCTGTGATTTATGTGCTTATATATAGTAGCTGGTGAGAAACAATATGGAATGCAAGGACATTGCCTTTATGAGAGGAGCATGATGGACCGTTGAGAAAGGGGTACTTCATTTGTCATGAGACCTTTTCTAAAGGTATTCTATCTTCCCATATCAGCTTGCCTTCTGTTAATCTTGTGTTAAGAGTGTTATTTGCGATGgctaagaaaataaaattggatTCTAAATGTTACATGAGACAACATTCTTCTGATATAAAGAGTTAAAGACCGGTTAATTGTATTGATTGAGCTAATGAAACTGTACCTTCCCTTGCTATACTGAAATAAGCTTCAAGCTCAACCAGATCTCACCTTAAGTAGGTAAAGGTCATTGATGCACCAAGAAACCAACCATGAAGCTGGCGCTTCACAAAGTTAAAAATTGCAAGCTTTGCATGAAAatgtgaactttttttttttttttgaaagtgaaaATGTGAACTTTTAGAATCATATTGAATTGTGCCTTTAAGTCCCAACTAAATGTGGTCTGTTAGGTGATGGATAGAAGATCCTGTGACATGCTTGGCATTCATTCAATGGGGTAGCTGTCTTTCTCTAACAATTCCTTAGCTCAATGCAGAAACCCAGTTCCATTACAGGATTCACCCGTTTATACTTCATTAATCATTGTTTTATATagttaaattagtaatttttatttttcataattgaaaagatctatttatattaattagtggTGATCGATTATTGATATGGAGATTTATGATGATAGTAAGTGGTGAAAGGAAGCGtgtgatgatggtaagtagtcgttagtgaTAATAATTTGATGCTGGAACCAACACTGGCACAATCTGCATGCTGCCCAACTGTCCAAGGCAAATCAAATTGAGAAcccgtttggctgagtttatgacttatgatttaacgtgacttatgacttaatatGACTTATGTGATAAGCTGGTTGCTTAAAATATCTCTTTGAGTAATTTTGACTCATTAATGACTTaaagattattaaaattataagaataaaaataaaattaatttatgggtaacttatgacagtgagtaatttttatcaaaaaaagagTTAAGTCACTAAAAAAAAGTacatcaaactaacttctggctttaaTTCAAACTTCTGACTCATTTCTAAATTTAAGtcgacttctgacttattacataaacagacatttttcagcttaaactTGGAGACGACTTTAAATCCTCGCTTTAAGCCCGGACAAACGCTCTGAGATCACTAGGATGAGCGCAATCAACATAACATTGTCCAGCAAGCATCATCCAATCAAACATACAgaatcataaataaatataatttaactcaATTCGAATATCTGAAGATTACATAGAATGTTTCTTGAACATAAAAGCAGGTAAAACATAGTCTACACAAATGcataataagattttattatttgtttcatTCAATTGccaatacatataaataataataactaaacatATTCAACTACTAATAAACTAGCTCTTATAACATAATGTAAATGA
This genomic window contains:
- the LOC108226095 gene encoding uncharacterized protein LOC108226095, giving the protein MARRGSVDGEGEGDDNDREHCCSSPFIETPVYRETLTGRTRYPGAVRLRAYLFDGSGNYCNKDWDLREGSGQQFCWYHVELPRGNQKLSQSAQYLIDALCPPLKLQDILSLLSNGPFCGYVDGALVFRVNSPGHAASKFTFRIAARVTESSVITVSLGRIPRLGFSPAGQSLLLDVPSVESPTYNRGDHRERSGTVIAEHVLDFLLRTNHSEEADNAVPKCVSNLVVHIIDTHLDHLQDVVTTLELELDSVEFELDKGGFALKEKLLEDRRFPKMHLDLQRLLQAIAHGEQVFPRVKEKCSSRDWFASEDINSIEELCGGLRRLKENVGFIVNRVTAVQAGLDNWQSEQINRKLYYLSFLSIIFLPLSIITGVFGMNVGGVPWTGQDDPRLEDGFRNVIWLSMVTLLLILVLFLFPALCIRLTAWFRKGNVRKGWYRRSFARRSDTIRNGYMRF